TCATGCATATCAAAACAAAGTAGTATACACATAATAGTACATGATACTGGAGACAAAGCCAACAGTTACGTAAACTTTTACAGTTAAAAGTTTATAAACCAAAGTTTAATAAGAAAAGGATGTTTCATATGTCACGTGGGTTGGATTATTTAAAGCTGTCACTCACCTGAACTTCAGTCTTCTCTTCAGTAAAGGTCCTTTCAACCCTTTCATATGATCTATTAGATATAAACAACAACAtgtatatcaaataaaacaaaggTCGTAGATACAATGTCCTTTATAAACGCACCTTTGTGGCAGTGAGAGAGAAAATAAGCTCTGGCGTGTAAATTCTCCCGGTCAAATCGGTCCAGGGAGATGTTGGGATACTCCTTCATGCGGCCAGCAAACGAGCTCATGCTGACTGCTTCGAGTTTGAGCCGATAAAACACTGAAAAGGCAGCTGAGAGGTCAGGACATCACGACCCAAACTCTTTCTGGGCGAGACGCAGCACCCCTGCATCTGTCTGTCCTCCTCTTGGCATCGCTTTGGCATGAAACCACGTGATTCGGAAATAAACATCTGTAATTTGATAGCGCGTGAATAGCACAGCGACATCTACTGGACTCGAACACAATCATTAAAACATTGCGAAAAGCCACAGTAGTCGTTATACTCTAAAACAGCACATTGCGGGAAAAATTGCGAACGATGTAAAGCAAATAATTAGGCATGTTCTGGAACTGTTCGCTTTGTTTTATCTAGGCAAGATCCCGGGTATAATTTTAATTGGCCGACCAAACGGTGGAATTCCGGGTGTGCTTTCGATTGGCCATTTCTCCCTCAagagtgttctttttttttgttgctaaatgcattttaacattttaaatggtatATATCCTTCAATTGAATTTCTACATCTGCGATTAGGCTTTGACAGAAATAGCTTTGTTTTTTGTAAAGGTATAGAAACCACAGAACACTTATTCTTCCAATGTCCTTTCATAGATGCTTTGTGGACTGACATTCATGACTGGCTCCATTCTAATATCCCACTAGATCTCTTTACTCAGAATGATATTATTTATGGCATTACCTTACAAAACaatgatttagattttttgattAACAATGTCCTGATTCTTTGTAAATTTtacatgcataaatgtaaatacaggtcGGTTAATcctaaattttctgtttttcacaattatttttatttcctttacTAAAGCCTTAAAGAGAATGAAATGCAAATATGCAATTAAACTTGATAATTTAATTGAAAGATACGCCCTAGCACCTAGAATGTTTCTTACAATGTTTTCTGACAATGTACTTTATGATTGTTAAAAGATGCactatttttgttttgtcttttatttgttgCACCCGTTCTGTTTCAAGGAATACTACTGAAACTTCATGCCACTTTGTTTTGTAAATGGAACTTTGTcaataaagtttgaaaaaaaaagccaCCTATGTTGCTAGGAAACAAATGATGCGCAAGATTGTTTCCGTTGACAACTCAGCCGTCTGTCACACGAATCGATGTAAGTTTGTATTAAAAAccttactaataataaatataacacaTTGTCGTTTATAATCAGCGTATAAGACGTGTTCTGAGTAAATTAGACTTGATTCGTAGCTGTCAACGTTTGTAAATCCAGAATATTAAGTGGTCGTTACCCGGTTAATGTTTTTGAGCGAAACATTTGTGCATGCTTTATTGTTGTAACTACATGCGATAAGTTGATTTAACTTGATTTcgtacaaaaatgtaatttgtagTGAAACTGTATTTATACCAAAGGAGAACACTGGGATGTATTTATCTATCCTACACAGAAATAATGTCCTGCTCAGTTTTAACGGATAACAGCGCCAAGCCGAGGTCCATGAGCCGAGCAAAGCAGTGGACAGAAGAGATCGAGAACCTGTTCAGATTTCAGCAAGCTGGATACAGAGATGAGCTGGAGTACCGACAAGTCAAACAAGTCCAGGTTTACATTTCTGACGTATTACTACAGTATTAGCAATTATTACATTATATGATGCTTAAACAGTGCTTAGAATATACATACAAATTCAGAAATGGCATGCAATATATTTGATATGTTCTTTGATTATGCAAatgtgaacatatatatatatatatatatatatatatatacatatatataaacatatatatatatatatatatatatatatatatatataaacatatatatatatatatatatatatatatatatatagtgtgtgtgtgtgtgtgtgtgtgtgtgtgtctgtgtgtattcaTATCTACAAACCAAATTtttttcagacaccttcaacattccTCACATTATATATCTCACATTACATACTAAAGTTTAGAAAAAGGTAATAAAATCTGgaagaactcaagagttaaacaaattcatcttgataatgtcagataactttaatGGAAAGGTAATGGATTAGAATCAACCAAAAACTATTCAGTTGTTAAAtttaaacacttaagcaaaacatggtcaagtcaaagtgtctgaataattctTAGTCCcaaatttttatcagttttactggtagtctctaatatatatatgtatatatatatatatgaagctcATCAACTAAG
The DNA window shown above is from Carassius carassius chromosome 26, fCarCar2.1, whole genome shotgun sequence and carries:
- the LOC132105617 gene encoding meiosis expressed gene 1 protein homolog, with the protein product MSCSVLTDNSAKPRSMSRAKQWTEEIENLFRFQQAGYRDELEYRQVKQVQIDRWPDTGFVKKLQRRDNTFYYYNRKRECEDREVHKVKVYAY